The following coding sequences are from one Capsicum annuum cultivar UCD-10X-F1 chromosome 3, UCD10Xv1.1, whole genome shotgun sequence window:
- the LOC107863844 gene encoding auxin-induced protein 22D: MERRRAIYEKDLNLEATELRLGLPGLDESEKQSSTSNSAKNSKKRPLSEMDDNNSSCVTENEQQEYAPPAPKAQVVGWPPVRSYRKNIVQAKKPESDTSLGMYLKVSMDGAPYLRKIDLKIYKSYPELLKALQNMFKCTIGVYSEREGYNGSDYAPTYEDKDGDWMLVGDVPWEMFINSCRRLRIMKGSEAKGLACL; the protein is encoded by the exons ATGGAAAGACGAAGAGCGATTTACGAGAAGGATCTGAATCTTGAGGCAACTGAATTAAGATTAGGTTTGCCTGGACTAGATGAATCAGAGAAACAATCTTCTACCTCAAATAGTgctaaaaatagcaaaaaaagaCCTTTATCGGAGATGGATGATAATAACTCATCTTGTGTAACCGAAAATGAACAACAAGAGTACGCTCCTCCTGCACCAAA aGCACAAGTTGTTGGTTGGCCACCAGTTCGATCTTACAGGAAGAATATCGTACAAGCCAAGAAACCAGAATCTGATACTTCTTTAGGGATGTACTTAAAAGTTAGTATGGATGGAGCACCTTATTTGAGAAAAATTGACCTTAAGATTTACAAAAGCTACCCAGAGCTACTCAAGGCTTTACAAAACATGTTCAAGTGCACTATTG GGGTATATTCAGAAAGAGAAGGATACAATGGATCTGATTATGCACCAACTTATGAAGACAAAGATGGTGATTGGATGCTAGTTGGAGATGTACCATGGGAGATGTTCATCAATTCATGCAGAAGGCTTAGAATAATGAAAGGATCTGAAGCAAAAGGTTTAGCATGCCTATAG